The Deltaproteobacteria bacterium genome has a window encoding:
- a CDS encoding indolepyruvate oxidoreductase subunit beta, with protein sequence MTDTASGTFNILIVGVGGQGTILASELLAHVALAAGYDVKKSEVHGMSQRGGRVESYVRFGKLIYSPLIPKGEVDFLVGFELAETLRSLEWLSADSKILTDTRAILPYNSQVGEAPYPFDALDRIRQRGYDLRVVEGERLAVQLGEPKAANVVLMGALASLLPVDGDVWKSVIRENMPGKLVSVNLEAFELGYGSGTLTQGHDSSTK encoded by the coding sequence ATGACCGATACCGCCTCCGGGACCTTCAACATCCTCATCGTGGGTGTTGGGGGACAGGGTACCATTCTCGCCAGCGAGCTGCTGGCACACGTTGCTCTTGCGGCGGGCTACGATGTGAAGAAGAGTGAGGTCCACGGGATGTCCCAGAGGGGCGGACGGGTGGAGTCCTACGTCAGGTTCGGAAAACTGATCTATTCGCCCTTGATTCCCAAGGGGGAAGTGGACTTCCTGGTAGGTTTTGAACTGGCTGAAACATTACGGAGCCTCGAGTGGCTTTCGGCCGATAGCAAGATTCTCACGGACACAAGGGCCATTTTACCCTACAACTCCCAGGTTGGGGAAGCCCCCTATCCATTCGACGCATTGGACAGGATCAGGCAGAGGGGGTATGACCTCCGGGTTGTGGAAGGGGAGAGGCTGGCGGTGCAGCTCGGTGAGCCGAAGGCCGCAAATGTCGTCCTCATGGGGGCTCTTGCAAGCCTTCTTCCTGTTGACGGGGATGTCTGGAAATCAGTGATCAGGGAAAATATGCCCGGGAAGCTTGTGTCCGTCAACCTGGAGGCGTTTGAGCTGGGATATGGATCGGGGACATTGACACAGGGGCATGATTCGTCTACAAAATAA